The Leishmania infantum JPCM5 genome chromosome 9 nucleotide sequence CTAGCCCTCGCCTAAGccttcgccctccctcccgtgTTGTGTGATGCATGGCTCTTCCACCTCGTTGTCGTAACGCCAGTTGAAAAATGATGGCTGACCTATACACTTTTGCCGCCTAGTCCACCTATGCTTCCCTGCGCTCTTCAGTTTTTCGCCTTTTCACTGGGACGAAGATtcgcgtcctcctcctcgtttcCCTGTTGCTTGATTGTGCTTGAGTCTTCTTTGCTTGAAATATCGCTCTTTTcttgcgccggcgcacgtGCCAAGGAGTGCATGTCGCGCGCTAAGGCGAGGCTTTAGAGTGGCGGTGCCTATTTGCCTCGGGGCTCTCCTCACCATtaggtgctgcgcagcaacTAGTGCCACCACGCGTCGGTTGAGGATTAGCATAAGACTGTGCGTACGGGATTTTACGCGGGCCACTCAACCCTCCGCTTTTGTCAGCCTTCACATGACCTGGGCACCTGGTACATCTCCCCAACCCCCTGCTCACAAAGAGACACTTTCCCACTCCCACGCCTGTTTCTCTTTGTCGGTGGTTTCTGTGGTGACCGTAATTTTGTGCCTTTTGATCAAGCATTCCGTTTTCCTGTTGTGCTGGTGCCGAAGGGCAGCGGGACTACCACGCGGGCACACGTGTTGTGGCTTCGCTGTTCTTGTCACTTGGGCTGCTGAAGTGGACCCCGGCGTGGCAGGGGCCGCAAAATGCACAGTATCACAGTTGTATGCATCAacgtggtgctggcgctgctgctgctgctgtggatgAAGATAGCAAATCTTGCCGGAACGTCAGTTCGCAGTGACGTTCTGTTCGTGTTTGCGCACCCGGATGACGAGGCAATGTTTTTCACGCCACTCCTGCATTCGCTGCGGGCGCAGCGGGTCACGGTGCATTTTCTGTGCCTGTCCAACGGCAACTACGCCGGGATGGGAAAGGAGCGTGAGAAGGAGCTGTACGCCAGTGGCGCTTTCTTTGGTGTGCAGCGGCGTAACATCCGAGTCGTCGACCACGCTGACTTGCAAGACGGCATGTGTAATGTCTGGAGCCCTTTGCTTATTCGCAGAGAGATCGAGTCATACATGCAGAAAgccggcagcatcagcaccaTTGTTACATTTGACAAGTACGGTGTCTCTGGCCATCCTAACCACATTGCCGTACACAATGGCGTGCGGGAGCTCAAGGAGAACATGCCTCCAGGGCTCCTCCACCTGCAGCTCAGAACACGGAGTCTGCTGTGGAAGTACGTTGGACTGCTGGCGGTTCTCCCTTATGTCCTGTGGTCATCCACATGCGTTAGCCGCACCAGCTTTGTCGCCGTCATTCCACCCGCATCAGTCTGGGAGAGCATGGCCGCGATGCGCAAGCACGCCGGTCAGCTTGTCTGGTTTCGGTATTTGTTTGTCATTTTCTCTTCGTACACGTACGTGAATGAGATCGAAGAGCTCTAGctggagggaaggggggcagaggaggcggagtgCAAGGCGTGGCAAGACTGCGTAGAGCAGAGGGTAAGATGAATGAGCCACTGTCGGCTGATGCTCACGTGCACGAGAACTTTATGCTCTTTTCGGTTTGGAGCTTTTGCAATATTGTGAAAAACACCGCTTGTCTTTGTGTTTATCGACAGGTGAGAAATTTTTCCTTGATGGACTGCCTTGGTGCCTCAGAGAAAAAAATCTTagcggcgccgtgcagtCCGGCAATGGAAACATGCGCCGGGCAGGCTTCGAGTGCTCCGATTGCGAGCTCATAGTTGGAAGTTGTGTATCcgtttttcttgtttttccTTCGCCGTACATGGGGGCGCAGGCAGACGTGTGCGGCAtctcgctctcccctcccctttttcctctcccgctctctcgTTCCTTTCCAAGCCGTGCCATCCTGTTTCCCTTTCGGTTGACtgctcctttctctctgctcgCCCGCCGCGTAATTTCTCCCGCTTATTTGCTCATGGTGAGGGACAGATGTCGAAGACAATTTCTGACACGCTCCACGCGGGGCAGATTGCCACGACACTGACTGGTGCGCATAGCCTCTTGTTCTCGTGCCGGCAGACTGACAGGCTGACGTACAGCAGAAGCGACGCTTATCGGCAACTTCTGCCGGACCGCTTTACCGATCGTCCGTgtgaggggcggcggcagccttACCACGAAAATAAGACCAATAGGTTTAACTGGCTTGCTTCTCCGGTACTGAACGCCATGACACAAGGGACCGCATGCGCTGCTACTATGACGAAGCTCAATGGCGAAGGGCTCACACCGTGAATTGTCCGACGTatgggagaggaagagctaGTAAAAACAGCACATTTGCAGCATCAGCTTTGGCATTTGAAAGGCGGAACACATTGCTCAAGTTGCAGGAATTCTTTTTCGAGAGTATGACGGAAAGGAGCTGCGCGGTAACGACCTGGTTGCTGGACACCTCAGCATGGATGCCAGGACGGGTAATGTGTTCTATGCTGTCGCCGACCACCGGGTCGTTGGGATCAGTGTGAGTATACGTGTGCACAGCGTTTTGCAGCGCCTGGACTACTGGCCAAATAAAGCCAAGTCGTTGGAGGGCACGCGTAATGCACTCGAGCTCTTCCACGCGAGCACTGGCGGAAGTCAATCGCAGCCCGTTCCCTCTGTGAAAATAGGTCTACACCTCGAGGAGCTTCATGTGCGGCATGTGCTTGGTCGACGACGTGTGCGTCTTTGCGCTACCTGTCCGCAAAAGGTGATATGGAAGCACAGCTGTGTACAAGGCTGGCCACagtctcttttctctctctggctGCTACACGAATCTGCTGAGGTCGATGCCCGGTCTTTCAGAGTGCAGCCGTTTGCTCTCACTCAGTCCCATGTGTTCCTCGTCGATAAAActaccttttttttgtcacgccctttgtttttctcgTACTGATGTTGTACTACTTTGCATATTCATCCGCTGGAAAGGGAATACGCTAGCCTATAGAAGACGTGGCGAATCTAGCCGCTAAGAATTAAGGGCTTGCCGTGTGTCGCGTCGTGCCTGTGGCCTCGCCGGGAATCGCTTGACAGCGGCACAGCACTGCATACATCACGACAAGTGAGATTTGGATGACGCTTAACTGTCTACATGTGCCTGACTGTCGACTCCATGACCTCTTCTTCTGTGTACGTACCCGCACTCTGAAGGAAAGACGGACGGGCGGGACTGTGGGCCATGAATAAATGTTCCTTTACCCCACCATCGAATTGGGCGCAGCTTTTCGCGCGCCTGGAGGATTATCGAAAACACTTAAAGGCCCCGGTGGACACGATGGggtgccaccgcctccgcgacgAGTATGCGCCAAAGGAGGTTCAGCGTTTCCACACGTTAGTGGCGCTCATGCTCAGTGCACAGACAAAGGACGTCGTGACCGCGGCTGCGATGGATACGCTGATCAAGCACGGACTGACTGCGCAGTCGGTTCATGCAATGACGGAGACAGAACTGGATAAGCATATCTGCAAAGTTGGGTTTCACAacaagaaggcgaagaacaTCAAGGAAGTCGCCGCGATTCTCATGAAAAACTACGATGGAGAGGTACCGCGAGAGTACGCAGAGTTGATTGCACTGCCTGGCGTCGGCCCGAAAATGGCGAACCTGTTTTTCCAAGACGCCGATCACCGCGTTATCGGCATTGGCGTCGATACACATGTTCACCGCATCTCGCAGCGTTATCGGTGGGTACCAAGCACCGTGAAGACGCCGGAGGACACGCGCAAGGCGCTGGAGTCGTGGTTGCCTCGGGAACACTGGGGAACCATTAATTCTCTCATGGTGGGTCTCGGCCAAACAGTATGCACCCCACTCCGCCCGAAGTGTGGCATCTGTGAACTTAGCGACATTTGCCCGAACGCGTTCAAGGAGACACAGCAGAAGCGCCTCCGTGCAAAAGCGCCCCTCGTGGAGAAAGAGGAGCCTGTGTCAAACAAGAAGCGGAGAAAATGAACGTAGTGTACTGCTCTCCACTGTCACCAGTGAGCGTGCCACTCGAACTTGCCTCCACCTTGTCGCCACCGAAGGTGTGCTCGCTCGCACAATgcttctttgttgttgtttgcaTGCGCTTGTTGTCGTCGTAGTACGTGTTGGACGGCACCATTCCGTTGAGGAAGTAAGAGTTTTTCTgtttccccctcccccctcccagTGGAGAACAGGGGTGAAGAGGATCCCTGCGCGGGTGTAGAtgtgtctttgtgtgtgcggcgcgaTGAGGCAGTGACTGTCTCACGCCCTCATGTGCTTTTCGACAGGATCGCGCCTATGCTCTATTTTCGGCAGCTCGCGTGAGTGCGCTCGCCGCGCGCCAGGGAAGCGATGCCGCTCATGACAGCTCTCGTATAGGACTCTCATCGCTGCTTGCACTTCGCATACTTTCCTCTCTGGCCCCTGTATCGCTCTCTGCTCTTTGGAAACTCTGACCCGCATTCCTCATCTGCACTTTGGATGAGCAATGCCAGATTACTTGAAGCTTCAAGCGTCCAAACCCATCAGCAGCTTTCTTCCTCGTTcacttcctttttttctgctttcTCAACGCTCTGCCGTTTTCTCACCAGAAAATCGAATCGGAGCAAAAAGAAACCACTCAGATCTCCAATCATGTCTTACCCGTCTCCGTTCACTCGGAATGTGTACATTGCCAGCCTGCCAGAGGACTACTCCGAGAAGGATCTACTGGATCTATTCTCTGCCTTTGGCCGCGTCATCTCCTGTACAGTGAAGTACGACAAGGAAACCGGGATGTGCAAGGGGTACGGCTTCGTCTTATTTGAAAGTGAGCAGGATGCGTTGAACGCTGTGATTGCGCTCCAGGGTCACTCCATCCGGAACACACGCGTCCAGGTGCGCTTGGCTCGTCCGGAGGCTTCGGCGAAGAAGATGTATCCGGTgatgatgcagcagcagctgatgaGTGCGTGCATGCCGTACCAGCCGGTGTACGTCATGTACGTGCCGTCGCCCGTGTACAGTCCGATGCCGTTGGTGCAGGGCTGAGGAGTGCACGGGAGAACGTCGACGCGTCTTCCGAGGCGTATCCTGCCTTCTGTGAACAATGTCACAAAATGACAGTTCCACGCAGCGGGAAAACAGCCTTTGCGTTTCTGAAAAGCGGCACAGCGCactctttcgttttttttttgataTTGCTGTTCCAAGTATGCATCCACTACATCCCCGCGTGCTCCATTCAACTGAACTTATTGACGTTAGTGTTTACTCTCCAACTCCCACCAACTACTTCCTCGTATTTTTCTTTGCCCTTTGTCTCTATTTTGTATCATGCTCCCATTTCTTTCCCCTCTCATTTTTTTTCCTgtcagttttttttttttgatgtGGATTTCTAAACTCTATCGAGTTCCACCTCTCACTTGTTTACGGTTCTTCTTTTCAGTTGATTGTCTTCCACATGAGCTCGGAAAGTCGAAAAAAGAAGTTTTCTTTttcaaagaaaaaaaagaacgttGCACAtatcgccccccccccccgcgtgCGTCACGTCAAAAACGTGACGAAAAACCACCGGAGGGCCCTTGCTGTGAGCAAAAATAAAGATGTATATTTGCAGACaaaaggcagcggcggaaaGTTCTGAAAGATGCGGTCCCAATAAGGTAAAAAGCGAGAGGACCGAACAGAGAAAGGGAGTACTCAAAAACAAAAGCGATCAAGTCCCaaggcagagaaagagagagatagCGACCTTAGTTGAGAGGCTGTCTCGGCCGCTTTCCGGGTGTTTCTCTTCTCGTGTGCactttttcttgttttctctctttctcttcctcctcatGCTTTGCAacccttttttgttgttgttcgtgCTAACGCACAGTGATATATGTGCCGCGTGCACTCCAACTGAAACGAAGAAGATCaacagagagggaaaagagagaggagcagaAAGTGATACACTTTTATTCAACACGGATTTTATTTGGAAGGAAGAGGGCTTTGCTCCGCATCTGAAGCCATCTGTTGCTGACTTCCTTGTTCCCGGTCTCCTTCAAACAACGTTGGCACACTGAAGACAGGAGAAAAAAGCGGTGGGGCAAGTGCAGCCGTGACAgagtgtgcgcatgcgtttGTTTGCAGATACAACAATAACAAAAGTAGACGAGCAAAGCAATGTGCCAAGCTCGCAACAGAGCTTCTGTGAGCGTTTTTAGCCTCTCAACGACCAATGAAACAATAAAATAGCCGCATCACGAATTACGACACCGCGACATGCGACACAGGCAGCATAGCGACAGTAGGTGAAAAAGCAAGTGTGCTGCGCTGGAAGGATACTGCGTGGAGCCACACGCGAGCACGTGCCGTCGGCTGCTTATTAGTCTGCCACTCAGCCGTTGTGGTACacctccttttcttcgcgAACGCCTGTAGATGCTCTCTGTTCTCCTCCCCCGTTTGGCTGAGGCACGCTTTGTGTCCCTCCGCCCTTGCCATGCTACTCGACCGCCACCTTCTTCTGCAGCCTTATTCGGCAACCCCTTTCCCACTGATTTGCATCTCGTGTTTTCCTCCTCTGATTATCTTTGTTTAGAACACTATTCGCTGCGTCATTGTGCTCCGTTTTTACCGAGCACCGAAAGTCTCGCCAGCTTTCACTCGCACGCAGCAACCGTGGCCTTGCCGTGCTGCAACTGTatccacacgcgcgcgcacacgcacacctccaccCGCACATAGGCCAGCAGAAAAGCATCGGCAAACCTCTCACGGCGTCAGGAAGAAGCCTGTGACGCAATGGGACCCAACCGACAGCGGAAACCACCAAATCcaggccgcggcggccgagggCGAGCGGCCGCACCTGCCGGCGCATCCGCGAAGGCAACCCCGTCGATGATTACCAACGCCGGCAGAGACCTCATCATCGATGTACTTCATCACGCTGCCACGGGAGGCAGCGTGCCAGTATCTGAGAAGCACTTTGATGCCAAAATCTCCTCTCGCGTCACGTTTCAGCGCAATGCACCCCTTATGCCTTCTGAAATCCTGCAGCGGCTTTATGAGGGCTTGGGTTTTCCGCGAGACCTTGTCACGCAGTACCTGACGGACCTCGCTCAGGCGGCTGAGGTGCCTACCTTTAGCGATGTAACGGAGCTTCTGGATGAGGCCGGACCTTTTCAGTCGTTTCTGGTCTGCAGCTGTTTCGAACTTTTCAACTGCATGACCTGGTTCTCGCGGGAGAAGAGCGACGACAAGGTGAGTCCCGAAGAGGGCGATGCAATTCTAGAGAACGAGATTGCAACGATTGAGAGTCTCTTCAGCGACAGTTTTCTTGGTCGCAAGCACTTTGACGACGAGGACACAAACGAACGCGAACTGTACTTCGGCTTTTGCACCTCTTATGAAAAGCAGCTGCTCGTAGTCGTACGCTTCCCGGACTATTATCCGACAGAGCCGCCGGCGATTTacgtgcagccgctccgcagAAGCTCACCCGAGTCGCTGCCAAGTCTTGtcgtggcgccgtcgtgcacgAAAGACATTTCGGCCGTCGACAGACGCGCCATAATGGATGCAGCCGTGCAGGCAATAAATGGGTTCGTGGGTGGTGGGTGTCTGATGGTACTTATCTCCGCCATTCACGGCGCGGTGTCATCAATGAAGGAAGTGCGGCCggcctcgtcgacgccgccgctggatAGGGACGCGGCCGCAAAGGAAAGGtctgcggtgcagcagcagcgcaaagCGTTCCTTGGTGCTCTCACCGGCAACCGTGTGGCCAACAGGGAAGACATTGAGGAGGCCGCagaggacgaagaggatCGCTTCATTCAGGTCTCGATGCCGGAGAAGGTCGAGTTGGCGaccgtcgacgccgccagcgccagtcgggagacgcagcgccgcgactTCTTAGTGTCCGATGCCGCCCTCGACGTGACTCTCAAGTCCTCGTGGGAAAAACTGAAGACAGAGGGTTCTCTTCGCAAGGCGCGCGACTCGCTCCCGGCGCACAGCGTCCGTGAAACGCTGCGGGCGGCCTTACAGAAGCACAACGCCGTCGTTATTGGCGGTGAGACCGGTAGCGGTAAAACAACTCAAATTCCGCAATTCCTGTACGAGTTCATGTGCGAGGAAGGACATGGCAGCTCAGCTAATATTGTGTGTACTCAGCCTCGTCGTcttgccgccacctccgtggctctgcgcgtcgccgaagagcgcgacgaggcggtcGGTGGCACGGTCGGCTACTCGATTCGCCTAGAGAACTGTGTATCCAAGAAGACACAAATCACCTACTGCACTACCGGTATTGtgctgcgacggctgcaAACAGACAAGTACCTTGGTCGTGTCAGCCATGTGGTCGTGGATGAAATTCACGAGCGGGGCGCGGATACGGACTTCCTGCTTATTCTGCTACGCGATCTggtgcggcgacgacagGATCTGAAGGTGGTGCTAATGAGTGCCACGATGGACTCGGAGCTGTTTGCACGGTACTTCGATGGTGCCCCGGTCATCTCCATCGCAGGACGCACGTTTCCAGTAAAGGTGATGCACTTGGAGCAAATTATCCCCGAGGTCAACTACACCCTTGAGGAGGGCTCGCCGTTTGAGAAGATTAGCGGGGACAAAGAGACGCGACGGCGCAACACGCGCAAGAATGTTCTGAACCTCGACTTGGaggacgtggaggaggacgtgGAGCGGGAGAAGGCGCAGCACAGGCTCGCACAGGTGGTGAGGGCGTCGCCCAAGACACTCGACACACTTGCGCGCATGAACTATGACGTGGTCAACTATGAGCTGATCGAGTACATTGTGGAATACATCGACACTACGCTGCGTGCGCCAGGCGCAGTGCTGGTGTTTCTCCCTGGCATGGCTGAAATTCAGCGATGCCTAGAGCAGCTGAAGCTCAACCCCCGCCTCGCCAAGTCGTGCCTCTTCTATAACCTGCACAGCTCGCTTGGGTCGTCGGAGCAGCAAGGAGTTTTTCGGCGGCCACCAGCCGGCAAGCGAAAGGTGATACTGGGCACCAACATAATGGAAACCTCAATCACCATCGACGACGCTGTCTACGTCATCGACACCGGCAAGGCAAAGGAGAACCGCTACAATGCCCGCAAAAGCTTGTCCGAGCTTGTCACGGTGAACATCTCCAAGGCAAACTGCCGCCAACGACAAGGCCGAGCGGGCCGTGTGCAGGAGGGCTTCTGCTTTCGCCTTTTCACCGAGGCGCAGTTCGAAGCCTTTGATGATCACCAGCTCTGCGAGATGCACCGCGTGCCGCTGGAGAGCCTCATTTTGCAGATTTACGCCCTGCACCTGGGCGACGAGGTCGAGTACTTGCAGAAGGCGCTGACACCTCCCGAGGAACGCGCGATTCACAGCAGCGTCAAAGTACTGACGACGCTTGGCGCGCTGACCGTGGAAAAGCGACTCACCTCTCTCGGACAGCACCTCGCCAACCTACCTCTTgacgtgcgtgtgggcaAAATGATCATCCATGGTGCGCTGCTTCAGTGCATCGATCCTGTGCTCACCATGGCCGCCTGCCTCGCGACGAGGTCGCCCTTCATTGCATCGGTGGATTTTCGCACCGAGGTGGAGAATATGCGGCGCGCGTTCGCTGGAGAGACGCTCTCGGATCAGCTCTCCTCGTGGTTTGCCTACAACAAATGGGTTTCGGTCCTGCAACAGAAGggtaccgccgccgcacgcaagGTATGCGAGGACTACTTCTTGTCACCTGCCACACTGAAGCAGATTCAGTCCACAAAGCGCCAGTATGAGCGCTATCTGTACGAGGCTGGCTTCCTAGACAGCGCACCGAGCTCGCATATGTCACCGAGCAAGTTCATCTTCCCACCCTTCACAACGCTAGACGATCGCATATTTGAGGCGGGAGGACAGCACTTCAACGAGAACTCCACGAGTACGCGGTGCATCTTGGCGTGCCTGGTCGCTGGACTGTACCCCAATGTCGCACAGATGCGGATGTCGCGCGGGTctcgcagcgtcggcggtggcaatTGCAGTAGACGACACACTGTGAAGTTTACCACCTTCGACGGGTCGGAGTGTCTGGTGCACCCCTCTAGTGTGGCGAGCAAAGAAACGTCGTttgcgtcgccgctgctcgtgtaCGTGGACAAGGTCAAGACGTCGGCAACGTTCCTGCGCGAggtgtcggtggtggcgccgctacACGTAATACTGTTCGGCAGCGGCAATCTGGAGTACCTTGCAAAGTACGAGGAGCTGTGCGTGGACGAGATGACGGCATTTAAGTGCCGCCAGGAAGATGCAACGTTGCTGACGCACCTCAAGACACAGCTGGACTCTGCTCTGACGCAGAAGATTAACGACCCGTCGAAAACATGGGAGTCGATTAGCAGTGTGGTGGTCCGCGCCATCGTGAAGCTCCTCAAAGAGGACGgtgggcgcgctggcgggcTCACGATTATCGATCGCCGTCAGCCCCGGGAGCCGTTGACCGAGCCGCTGGTgccggaggcggctgcggtcCAGCCCGTCGTTCCCGAGAACCAGCCATTCAAGACGAGCAAGTCTTGCTTTCTGTGTGGTGAAACCGGGCACGTGTCGCGGTACTGTCCGCACAACAGCACGCATCACAAGGGCGGCCCCCCGGCTCGCTGCTTCATTTGCGGCCAGTGGCACTTTCCCCAGGATTGCACACTGGTGAAGGCACTGAAGCGGTAGTGAGATGTGGCGCCGTACTTACCTTTTTTCCTTGTCATTTGACTGAATAGCGCGTTAGAGGCACGGCCGTCTGCCGATTTCTCGCTCGCTCATGTCTGATTCCTGTTTTTGTCTCACATCAGCCATTCTATAGCTTCGTTTCGGGTTCCTGACGCTGCGGTTGCAGCAGACGATTAAGCATGAACCTTTTCCCTCACTGATTCACAGGGGGCAGACGATCATAATGGAGcgcaacagaaaaaaaagcgacaGGGAATAGTACGCATGCACGGTTGCCTGTGCTCGTTGACGTCCTCTCATCTGGAAGCGGAATAAGTCAAAGAGATCTGGAACGAAAATCCCGCTATGCTCaagggggaggcggaaaCAAGAAGGGGGTATCACACTGCCCTCTTGTTTGACCTCTGGAATCGCCGCGAAGGGATCTTGTGACTGCACTGCTCCTTGCTTCTGTACAAGAGCGACCACGCCTCTCCCTTCGGCTCTTTGCCGTGACATGCGTATTTGCAGCCCTCTACCTACAGCTCTGGGAGACCTGACAAGGTCCGCGTGATCAGATGCTGTGGAAGCAgtcgcacaagcacacatacacatatatatatatatacgccggtgccttctctttctgttcctcttctccgccttgcACTCGTCTCTATGCGTCTCTCACCCTTCTCTGTCGATGCTTTCGCTCTTGTGATTCTCTTGCTCCGGCATCTAGCTCACACTTACGTACCTGCTGCCTTCAGTGTTTTCTTTCACACCCCTACCACCTTCCCGTTTCTCCCGCGCTCCAGTTTTCTCCTTTTGTGGGTGTGTTGAAATACGCTTTCGACCTGTCTCTCCGCACACTCTCTCGTCCTTACCCTCTGCACTTTCCCTTTGGTTGTCCCTCTCCAGGTCTCATGTAATAGTTCTGTGCCCTCACAAACTTATCCCCCACTTTTTTCGtctaccccccccctcctttcctttgtgggtgtgtttgtgtgcgtgtgggtgttgCTTTTTTCGTGCTGTGTTTgacgcgttttttttttctttttgttttcaccCTCACTTCGCCTCTGGCTCACTAGTGTGTGCTTCCTTCCTTGGTTTGTTTCTTACACCCCGaacccccccctctccccttctctcgtcCATTGCTTCTCCCGCACGTTACGCAGTTCGCATTAGCTGACCTTCTCTCTGTGGGCTCATCTGCTTGCTCCCTCTAGTCCCTTGTTTATTTCTTGCTTACCTTTTTTGTGATACACACAGTTTAACAagcaaacacaaacacacatatatatatataccaTTCTGTTTCCCTTTGTTCtcgcccgcccccctccaTCTCTTCCCCATAGCACCCAAGTGCGCCATTCCGCTGCAGTCGATTTTCACACTCCAATGATGCACCCGCAGCCCGCCGCGCAGTTTGTCAATGACGACACGTTGAAGCAGAGTCGAAATGTGTACGTCGCCAGCCTGCCACTCAGTTTTGACGACCAACAGCTTCAGGACCTCTTTTCCCCTTACGGACGTATTGTTTCCGCACGTATCATGCGCGCCAAAAAGTCGCATGCGTCGAAGGGCTACGGCTTTGTCATGTTCCGTGAGGTTAGCAGCGCCGAAAAAGCAATCGAAGGCCTGCACGGCCGTGTCGTGGATGGCTCGCGGATCCAAGTGCGTCGCGCCAACGCCGATGCGTCCATGACGTTCAGTAAAGTGTTGCACACACCCGTTTGCCCGCGGAGCACGCCGTCGACGCAGAGCAACAGCACCACGTCTGTTTTGCAGTACACAATCCCAGATGCTCCCGCGCAGCATGTCATGTACTCGGCAGCTCTTCCGCAGGCCGCCACCGGCCTGTACGCAGCACAGCCGTCAACCTCTCCGTATGCGATCGTTGCTCCAAGAGCCTATCAAAGCCATAATCCGACCCCCGTATCGATTAATCCGAGTTATGGCGCCGTAATGAATCCCCATGTGCTTCAGGAGCAGAACGGTGGCATCGGTGCCACCTACTTTTCGCACGTGCAGTCACATCAGGTGCCTGT carries:
- the GPI12 gene encoding N-acetyl-D-glucosaminylphosphatidylinositol de-N-acetylase, with product MHSITVVCINVVLALLLLLWMKIANLAGTSVRSDVLFVFAHPDDEAMFFTPLLHSLRAQRVTVHFLCLSNGNYAGMGKEREKELYASGAFFGVQRRNIRVVDHADLQDGMCNVWSPLLIRREIESYMQKAGSISTIVTFDKYGVSGHPNHIAVHNGVRELKENMPPGLLHLQLRTRSLLWKYVGLLAVLPYVLWSSTCVSRTSFVAVIPPASVWESMAAMRKHAGQLVWFRYLFVIFSSYTYVNEIEEL
- a CDS encoding putative endonuclease III; the encoded protein is MNKCSFTPPSNWAQLFARLEDYRKHLKAPVDTMGCHRLRDEYAPKEVQRFHTLVALMLSAQTKDVVTAAAMDTLIKHGLTAQSVHAMTETELDKHICKVGFHNKKAKNIKEVAAILMKNYDGEVPREYAELIALPGVGPKMANLFFQDADHRVIGIGVDTHVHRISQRYRWVPSTVKTPEDTRKALESWLPREHWGTINSLMVGLGQTVCTPLRPKCGICELSDICPNAFKETQQKRLRAKAPLVEKEEPVSNKKRRK
- a CDS encoding putative RNA-binding protein 5 produces the protein MSYPSPFTRNVYIASLPEDYSEKDLLDLFSAFGRVISCTVKYDKETGMCKGYGFVLFESEQDALNAVIALQGHSIRNTRVQVRLARPEASAKKMYPVMMQQQLMSACMPYQPVYVMYVPSPVYSPMPLVQG
- a CDS encoding putative RNA helicase; translated protein: MPSEILQRLYEGLGFPRDLVTQYLTDLAQAAEVPTFSDVTELLDEAGPFQSFLVCSCFELFNCMTWFSREKSDDKVSPEEGDAILENEIATIESLFSDSFLGRKHFDDEDTNERELYFGFCTSYEKQLLVVVRFPDYYPTEPPAIYVQPLRRSSPESLPSLVVAPSCTKDISAVDRRAIMDAAVQAINGFVGGGCLMVLISAIHGAVSSMKEVRPASSTPPLDRDAAAKERSAVQQQRKAFLGALTGNRVANREDIEEAAEDEEDRFIQVSMPEKVELATVDAASASRETQRRDFLVSDAALDVTLKSSWEKLKTEGSLRKARDSLPAHSVRETLRAALQKHNAVVIGGETGSGKTTQIPQFLYEFMCEEGHGSSANIVCTQPRRLAATSVALRVAEERDEAVGGTVGYSIRLENCVSKKTQITYCTTGIVLRRLQTDKYLGRVSHVVVDEIHERGADTDFLLILLRDLVRRRQDLKVVLMSATMDSELFARYFDGAPVISIAGRTFPVKVMHLEQIIPEVNYTLEEGSPFEKISGDKETRRRNTRKNVLNLDLEDVEEDVEREKAQHRLAQVVRASPKTLDTLARMNYDVVNYELIEYIVEYIDTTLRAPGAVLVFLPGMAEIQRCLEQLKLNPRLAKSCLFYNLHSSLGSSEQQGVFRRPPAGKRKVILGTNIMETSITIDDAVYVIDTGKAKENRYNARKSLSELVTVNISKANCRQRQGRAGRVQEGFCFRLFTEAQFEAFDDHQLCEMHRVPLESLILQIYALHLGDEVEYLQKALTPPEERAIHSSVKVLTTLGALTVEKRLTSLGQHLANLPLDVRVGKMIIHGALLQCIDPVLTMAACLATRSPFIASVDFRTEVENMRRAFAGETLSDQLSSWFAYNKWVSVLQQKGTAAARKVCEDYFLSPATLKQIQSTKRQYERYLYEAGFLDSAPSSHMSPSKFIFPPFTTLDDRIFEAGGQHFNENSTSTRCILACLVAGLYPNVAQMRMSRGSRSVGGGNCSRRHTVKFTTFDGSECLVHPSSVASKETSFASPLLVYVDKVKTSATFLREVSVVAPLHVILFGSGNLEYLAKYEELCVDEMTAFKCRQEDATLLTHLKTQLDSALTQKINDPSKTWESISSVVVRAIVKLLKEDGGRAGGLTIIDRRQPREPLTEPLVPEAAAVQPVVPENQPFKTSKSCFLCGETGHVSRYCPHNSTHHKGGPPARCFICGQWHFPQDCTLVKALKR
- a CDS encoding RNA-binding protein 5-like protein; the protein is MMHPQPAAQFVNDDTLKQSRNVYVASLPLSFDDQQLQDLFSPYGRIVSARIMRAKKSHASKGYGFVMFREVSSAEKAIEGLHGRVVDGSRIQVRRANADASMTFSKVLHTPVCPRSTPSTQSNSTTSVLQYTIPDAPAQHVMYSAALPQAATGLYAAQPSTSPYAIVAPRAYQSHNPTPVSINPSYGAVMNPHVLQEQNGGIGATYFSHVQSHQVPVQAVQQQQPVYVVLLPNGQHIVQPNQFSI